The sequence below is a genomic window from Cryptococcus neoformans var. neoformans B-3501A chromosome 8, whole genome shotgun sequence.
CGATAGCCCCAATAGCCAATAGCACCGCAATCACTTGTAATAGTCTCATGTCAGTAATGACGATTAGGTTTACAGAAATGTCGCCATTGGACTCACGTGTAATTTCCCAATTCTTCAATCCTTTAGCGGTATCACTCACCTCCTGAGCCCAGCTTGAACTAGTTCCACTAATTTCGTTGTTGGATGAAGCTGTGATTGTCATGGATTTCTCTTCTGTCGTCGAAGTCATTTTGACCGCGAATTTTTggataaataaaaaagTAAGATCTGAAATACAGGTATCGAGTGAAGATATGGCATTCATCAAAAAATAGGACTTGGTTTACAGTCGTCCGCCGGCAGTATAGGCTAGACCGAAAGGTAAAAGGTAGACCTTGCAGTTCTCAAAGGAGGAATATCCCATCATCGAAATTGTTCTTTTCACGGAATAGATGATGTTTCACGTTCAGTGCTTTATGTGGAATGCAGCTCCATATGGTTGATTAGATCGCGTGAATACATTGGTATAAGCAAGGAGAGGGGGATCCTGGTGGTGCGTAGGGACTACTGCCCAAATGTCTGACTGAAGGCATGGTATGTACTATCAACCACGTATGGTCATAGTGACTGTGCATCAGCTCATTCTGGCCTCATGAGTAAATGCGATCCACCAAGGGTTAGAAGTCCTGGGCACAGCCAGTATTAAACCGGGATAATGAGCAGGGGTAGGTATATGGCCACTCAGACTTGCACAACCAACAAGtgacgaagaagctgcAAAACTTGCAAACTCAGCAGGGGGCAAACCGGTAGGCAGACGGGACATTGGACGGACTGGGAGCCCAACTGACAGTAAAGCCCGAGTTAGGTTTTATTCGACCAGGGTTTGCTGCAAATTCGAGCTTGAATGTCCAAACTGTCGCAGCCTGGAGTCATCCGTCAGTGGCGCAGTGGTCGGTGCATTCGTTCCATCAGCGTTCGTATCGTGCCCCAGCGGCCGGCCGGCCGGTGGCGGAAATAAATAAGTTTACCAAATTCCACACGTCAAACTTCTACGTATTTGTTGCTTATTAATATCTTAATaacttcttgttcttggtATTGTTACTTAATTATCTTACTCCTTATACTTTCTTGTTCGTTCACCGCGGTCGTTCTCCACTTCAGCATAACAAGAATCACAATCATTCGGCAAATTGTATCTGGAATCGAACCATTTCTCAACTCCAAATCATTAGGAAATAGGACACAAGATGGTAGCCGAGAGAACGCCCTACTCATCTTTTGCGAGCCTGCTTGCGGCATATCAAGAACAATACTCACAAGCTGGCCCTTCAACGCAGCTTGACTCGCCTATAAGTCATGAGGCTGTTCTTGACGAGCAAAGCGGATTAATTATTTCTCTCATGGAATCGCTCGAGGAAACGTGAGTGGATAATTATGCTACTGCACTATTAAAATACTAAGGTGATCACAGCATTCGGTCAAAAACACCGACAAACTGCTCGTCATTCGAGATGGACGGTGAGGAGCAGATATCAGAAGACGAATACAAGGCGTTATTGTCAGAACATCGAGCGTGGCAGCTTATTCGTGCGGTGTATGAGTAAGTATTGCTTAGTTTATTTGATCTCATGTTCTAATAAATGTAGCAACCGGATACCCCGCACAGATCCAAACTTTGTTCCTCCATCTGCTGCACAGCAGATCATCGAAAATCCCTATACAAGTCCGGAAGATCTCGTGCAGACAATGGTCATTGAAGACCCAGAATTATCGCTTTGGGCTGTAAGTTCTTGAAGCAAGCGAAAGGTTAATTACTAATTATATTAGACATTGGTCGAGCATCTCCAAACTCGCCCTCTATTAACTTCACCGCCGCCTCTTGAAGCCAGACATGGCTATCTGCCATCCACTGTCCGCCGTTCTAAATTCCATTCGACCACAGATTCACCTTCACTCGATCCCGATTTTACCGTTCGTGATCCTCACAGTTCTTCTCTCGCGGGCGAAGACCAGACTTACCAACTGCCCCTCCTCGAAACACTATACAACCTCGTCCGATATGGAGAGCTTGAGTCAGCGATCAAAGTATGTGAACAGGGGGGTGAGCCATGGAGAGGTGCGAGTTTGATGGGTGTACGGCGGTGGACGATGGGGGGCATGAGTAAAGGAACTGAGCCAACCGTGATGACTGGAAACCGATACCGTGCCTTGTGGAAAAAGTCTTGCCGTACGATTGCCAAGAACCACACCCTCCTGCCTGCCGAGCGAAATCTCTACGCTGCTATGATCTCGGATCTACCTACGCTCTTACCGGCATGTGAGTCGTGGGAAGACTATCTTTGGGCGCACGTGCAGCATAGGATCGAAGCgagattggagaagagatggcgTGAGCTTGGAGGATTTTGGGAAGGCGAAGGGGGGGTAGGAAAGGATGacgttgaagaagtggagaTGGCCAAAGGGGGACTTGAAGAGGTTTTTGCAAGTATGAGAAATCTACAGAATGCCTCAATTTCGTAAGTCTGAATCGTGCATGCGTTCGCCTGGGTTTCTGACTGAGAAGGACAGTATTACCATGACCGAACCGTACCATGTCGCTCAGCAGATGATCCTGCTCGATCGAACAGAAGCCCTCTTCCACGGATTTGCGGATCAACTTCTGGAGCTCGAATCTGGGGTTTCTCCAGAGTGAGTGAACTCCTATCATCTGTCCCACCATCAATTAAAAGCGCATACGCTGAGGTCCTTCGTGAAAAGACTCATAGCACCTCTTCTCCGCTTTTTCACTCATCTTGCTCTCATCCTCCGTACCCTTTCTCAACCCGTTCCTGTTTCAGCGGCCAATGCTATCATTCAAGCCTATCTGCAAATTCTCGAGCGAGAAGGCAACGATAAGCTCGTCGCCATGTATGCGGCTTGTCTGAGGGAAGGTAGTGGTGAAGAAAGTTATGCGCGTTTCTTATGGTGTATGTCCGAGGGTTTTAATCCCTCGATCTGGGTTTCTCGTTCCTGTCTATGATGCTGACTTAAATACAGCGATGGACCCTTCTGCCGGCAGAGACTCCAGGTCAGAAGCGCTTTTGCGAGCCAAGAAGCATAACCTCGATGTGGCGCTCATCGCTCGCGAAACTGTCCGTCTTTgtcttgaagaagtggtCGCTGTAGGTTCTTATATCTTTTTCTCTTGGCGCACAATGATTAACCTATCACCTTTGTACAGGACCCTCCCAAGAGGCTTCTCGCTGAACCCGATATTGTTCCCATTTCTATCGGTTTGACGGAACATGATGTCGTGCTTATTAGATCTATCGAGTGGTTAACCATCTTGCCGGAAACGGCGGATGATGCGCTCGTGCGATCCTGCCAGCTCGTTCGATACTTCTTGTGTATGTTCATTCTTGTAACAACACTTGAGCAAAACTACCTTAGCTGACTAAGAACATGTGTCTAGCCAAGGGTCAAGCTAATGCCGCgcaatctcttcttctctcccttccttcccttcccacttcctcctctttaACCAATCAAAGTCACCTCCTCGAACTCGCCTCCTACAATCggctcttctctctcttctcgtccCACACTTACTTTGCCGACATCCTGTTCCGCCAACCTTCGCTTACTGCTAGCAAACTTGAAGTCCACgcttggaagaaggatctTGAGGCCTGCGTGGAAGATGTCTGGAAGGGTACTGTGGGGTTAATCAAGGAACGGTGGCTGGATTTGCCTAGCTTGTCTCCCAAGGTTGAAAAGGACGGCAAGGGGTTGTACGAGTAcgaaggggaggaggagaggcaGAAGCAACTCAAGCTTATACGACATATTTTCATCCCCGACCTCGTCCTTCGCTTGCACAACACTCTCATCGAACAATCTGTTTTATTCCCCTACTTTTTGCAGAGGGCCCTTGAACTGGCGAGCATAGTGGCGGATGGGAGATATAGAGTGTACGAGGGCTTTCTGCCACTGGCGACGATTGCTGGAGGTGCGGAAATGGTTGGGGGTGGCGAAAAGGGTGTCAGCCGGCTTGAGGTGTACATGGACAAGATCAGGGAGGTGGCACTTGAGGTGTTAAAATCAGGAAATGGGAACGCTTTCAAGGTCAGGAGACTGGCATGAGAGAAAGGACAACGTATTTAAGTCGATTCCACATATGACAATGCCAAGGATATAGACAATGAAGACAGATGCAAGAGTATATgcaatgaagaagacaagtaagaagagatgaagagatacACATGACGATCAACATACAGGCCACACTTGATTAAATGTGTTTGTGTCCGCTCAAGACTAAATATTAAGCCGATTCAATGGCTTCTATACTACTACAGCTCAACATCTCCTTTATTAGAGTCGATGCCATTATCCAATACGATTTCCAGTCCTTCCTCTCACCACACCGACAGGGGCAACAGACGGCGCGACACCTTCCCCACTCACTCTCGCCGCGTTGACCTTCAGAACATGCTGGTGTAAATTACCACTCCTGCTCGGTATTTTCTTTGCCACAGGACTTCCTAAAGCGGAAGGGGCGGTGATGGTAGCCTGAGGGTTGATTGAGCCTAAAGGCTGTCTCATACCGACCATATTTGACGAGGGAGGGAAAGATGCTGCTTGAGGTTGGGTAGGCATTGAATTGGGACGACGAATGAATGGGCTAGGAAGGTCGGGGTCATCAAATGACCATTTGGCCGGAGTGGCAGCTTCACGATATATAAATGTCGGAGCCGGGATCTGCGTGGGCGCTACGCTTGCTAGACGGTTGTTGCCGGTAGAAAATGATTCGCCAGAAGCAGGACACTCTTGCTGAGCAACGACAATAGAGGGAGCGACAGAGCTTTTTCGAGGTCGAGGTACCcaaggagagggaatggCGCTGATCATGGAAACATCTTCGCAGCACACACTCTGCAGCTCGCTAGGGCTACCAATAGATATGCGCTGCTGTCGTATGGGGAAACTGAACTGCTTGGCGGGGGTTGACTGAGTAGCACCCGCCCATTCTTGGGCCGTTTGAGCACGAACAACACCCGCAAGATTGCCCATTGATTTGGTGGCAGCTCGA
It includes:
- a CDS encoding hypothetical protein (HMMPfam hit to Nup84_Nup100, Nuclear pore protein 84 / 107, score: 63.1, E(): 7.3e-16); the encoded protein is MVAERTPYSSFASLLAAYQEQYSQAGPSTQLDSPISHEAVLDEQSGLIISLMESLEETIRSKTPTNCSSFEMDGEEQISEDEYKALLSEHRAWQLIRAVYDNRIPRTDPNFVPPSAAQQIIENPYTSPEDLVQTMVIEDPELSLWATLVEHLQTRPLLTSPPPLEARHGYLPSTVRRSKFHSTTDSPSLDPDFTVRDPHSSSLAGEDQTYQLPLLETLYNLVRYGELESAIKVCEQGGEPWRGASLMGVRRWTMGGMSKGTEPTVMTGNRYRALWKKSCRTIAKNHTLLPAERNLYAAMISDLPTLLPACESWEDYLWAHVQHRIEARLEKRWRELGGFWEGEGGVGKDDVEEVEMAKGGLEEVFASMRNLQNASISITMTEPYHVAQQMILLDRTEALFHGFADQLLELESGVSPELIAPLLRFFTHLALILRTLSQPVPVSAANAIIQAYLQILEREGNDKLVAMYAACLREGSGEESYARFLWSMDPSAGRDSRSEALLRAKKHNLDVALIARETVRLCLEEVVADPPKRLLAEPDIVPISIGLTEHDVVLIRSIEWLTILPETADDALVRSCQLVRYFLSKGQANAAQSLLLSLPSLPTSSSLTNQSHLLELASYNRLFSLFSSHTYFADILFRQPSLTASKLEVHAWKKDLEACVEDVWKGTVGLIKERWLDLPSLSPKVEKDGKGLYEYEGEEERQKQLKLIRHIFIPDLVLRLHNTLIEQSVLFPYFLQRALELASIVADGRYRVYEGFLPLATIAGGAEMVGGGEKGVSRLEVYMDKIREVALEVLKSGNGNAFKVRRLA